From Thalassotalea psychrophila:
TATAGCTTCTGCTAATTTTTGTCATATAAATATAGAGGCTGGGCTTGCTATAAGTGGTGAAAACTCTGATCTCTATGTTCGTTTATTGAAAAAGTTTATGAGCAGCCAAAGTGATTTTTACATTAACTTTGGCGAAGTTTGGGCAGAAGGGCAACTTAAAGATGCGGTATTAATCGCCCACACCTTAAGAGGTACTGCAGGAAATATTGGTGCCACAGCTTTGCAACATCAAGCTGGGATCTTGGAAACTGCTTGCGCCAATCAAGCCGAAACTGAAGTTATTAGCACCGAGTTTCAGTTGTGCAGCCAAAAATTACAAAGTGTGATGTCTGAACTCATACAGTTTTTTGAACATCAAAATGTTGAAACACCTTCCAGTCTAGCTCGTTCACCTGTTGAAGAAGTATCCCTAGACAAATTGCAACCCAAGCTAATTGAATTACTTTCTATGGTGAATGAATTTGATACAGATGCAAACGAGTTGGCTGAAAAAATTGCAGATGTCATATTTGATGTAATAATTAAAAAGCAGTTTGAAAAAATTATAACAAGCATTGAAAGTTATGATTTTGACTTGGCGGCAGAGCAATTACGAGATTTTTTAAACACTCACGATATGGAAATTTAAATGAGCGAACAAGCAACAGTGCTAGTGGTAGATGATAACTCCGACAATATAGACGTATTGAATGGAATTTTACGACCATTTTATAAAATTAAAGCAGCCCTAAATGGTGAACTAGCGTTAAAGATTGCCAACGGAAAACAAAAGCCCGATCTTATTTTATTAGATGTGATGATGCCAGGTATGGATGGCCATGAAGTTTGTCGTCGCTTAAAGGCAAGCCCTGTCACTTCTAATATTCCGGTTATTTTTGTGACGGCGAAAACTGAGATTGCCGATGAAGAAAGTGGCTTCGCTTTAGGGGCTGTTGATTATATTACCAAGCCGGTAAGCGTGCCTATTGTACAAGCTCGAGTGAAAACCCAATTGGCGTTATATAACCAACAACGTGAATTAGAGAAAAAAGTTAAAGAAAGAACCAAAGCATTGGAAAATACCCGTGCTCAAATCATTAGAAGATTAGGCCGTGCTGCAGAGTTTAAAGATAATGAAACTGGCATGCATGTCATTCGGATGAGTTACTATTCAAAATTTTTGGCCGATGAAATCAACGCCAACAGTGATTGGGCAGAATTGCTGTTTGATGCAGCACCTATGCATGATATTGGCAAAATAGGGATAGCTGATAATATTATATTAAAACCGAGTAAACTCAATGATGACGAATGGAAAGAAATGCAACGACATGTTGAATATGGCGCTGAAATCCTCGGTAATGATGATTCACCTTTACTGTCGTTAGCCGTTGAAGTTTGTTTATATCACCATGAAAAATTTGATGGCAGCGGTTATCCGCATCAACTTAAAGGCAAGAATATTCCATTAAGTGCTCGCATTGTCGCAATTGCTGATGTGTTTGATGCCTTAACATCAGAGCGACCCTACAAAGAAGCCTGGAGTATTGAGCAAGCTTTTACCTATATAACCGAACAGTCTGGAAAGCACTTTGATCCTGATTTAATTGAACCATTTAAAAATTGCTTAGAGAGGATCAAAGAAGTTATGGTTAAATATGCCGATGAGCATGAACGTGCCACCTTCGGGAATATGTAGTAAAGCTAGCTAGAAATATAAGGATTTGTGGAAAATAAACGCCGTTTCTTCAGGGTTTTCATCAAAAGTTCATTTTTTTTTAATTTATTTTAACTTTTCTATTGAAAAATAATTCAGCCCACCCCACTTATTGAATATCAAAGAATTATCTGAAATATTTTAAGTGGAGATCCTCAAATGGGCAAAATTATTGGTATTGACCTTGGGACAACAAACTCATGTGTTGCTGTATTAGACGGCGATAGCGTACGTGTTATTGAAAATGCTGAAGGGGATCGTACAACTCCTTCAATTATCGCATACACCGCAGAAGGCGAAACGTTAGTTGGTCAACCAGCAAAACGTCAATCAGTAACGAACCCTGAAAACACTTTATACGCAATTAAGCGTTTAATTGGTCGTCGTTTCGAAGATAAAGAAGTTCAACGTGATATCTCAATTATGCCATTTGGCATTGTTAAAGCTGACAATGGTGATGCTTGGGTTACAGCACGTGATAAAAACGTTGCTCCACCACAAGTTTCTGCTGAAGTTTTAGCAAAAATGAAAAAAACTGCAGAAGACTACTTAGGTGAATCAGTAACTGAAGCTGTTATCACTGTTCCTGCATATTTCAACGATTCACAACGTCAAGCAACTAAAGATGCTGGTCGTATCGCTGGTCTTGATGTTAAACGTATTATCAACGAACCAACTGCTGCTGCACTTGCGTACGGTATGGACAAGCAAGAAGGCGATCGCGTAGTTGCTGTATATGACTTAGGTGGTGGTACATTCGATATCTCAATTATTGAAATTGATGAAGTTGAAGGTGAACACACATTTGAAGTACTTGCGACAAACGGTGATACACACTTAGGTGGTGAAGATTTCGATAACCGTTTAATCAACTACCTAGTAGCTGAATTCAAAAAAGACCAAGGTATGGACTTAACAACTGATCCACTAGCTATGCAACGCTTAAAAGAAGCTGCTGAAAAAGCTAAGTGTGAACTATCTTCTGCACAACAAACTGATGTTAACTTACCTTACATCACTGCAGATGCCTCAGGTCCTAAGCACATGAACATTAAAGTTACTCGTGCGAAATTAGAATCTCTTGTTGAAGATATGGTTAAAGCTACTTTAGAGCCGTTAAAAACTGCTTTAGCAGATGCTGACTTATCTACATCTGATATCACTGATGTGATCATGGTTGGTGGTCAAACACGTATGCCTATGGTTCAAGAAGCTGTTACTAACTTCTTCGGTAAAGAACCTCGTAAAGACGTAAACCCTGATGAAGCTGTAGCTTCTGGTGCAGCGGTACAAGCTGGTGTTTTATCTGGTGATGTAACAGACGTTCTTCTTCTTGACGTTACTCCTTTATCTCTTGGTATTGAGACAATGGGCGGCGTGATGACTAAAGTTATCGATAAGAACACTACTATCCCAACTAAGCAGTCACAAACGTTCTCAACAGCTGAAGATAACCAATCTGCTGTAACCGTGCATGTTGTGCAAGGTGAGCGTAAGCAAGCATCTTTAAACAAGTCTTTAGGTCAATTTAACCTTGAAGGTATCGATGCTGCACCACGTGGTACACCGCAAATCGAAGTAACTTTTGATATTGATGCTGACGGTATCTTGCACGTAACTGCGAAAGATAAAAATACTGGTAAAGAGCAAAAAATTACCATTAAAGCTTCTTCTGGTTTATCTGATGATGAAGTAGAGCAAATGGTACGTGATGCAGAAGTTAACGCTGATGCTGATGCTAAATTTGAAGAGCTAGTTACTGCACGTAACCAAGCTGATGGTATGGTTCACGCAACTCGTACACAAATTACTGAAGCTGGTGATGATTTACCAACTGAAGATAAAGAGAAAATTGAAGCAGCTTTAACTGAACTTGAAGAGTCTCTTAAAGGCGATGACAAAGAAGCTATTGATGCCAAATCTCAAGCCGTAATTGAAGCGTCTGCAAAACTTATGGAAATTGCTCAAGCGAAAGCACAAGCTCAAGGCGGCGAAGCTCCTGAAGGTCAAGAGCAACAAGCTCAACCTGCAGACGACGTTGTAGATGCTGAGTTTGAAGAAGTAAAAGACGATAAAAAATAATAGCTAACTAAGCACCGCTTAGATTAGATATTGAATAGAGCGCTGCTACCTAAAAGGTTAGTCAGCGCTTTATTGTTTGTAACAGACACCATTTAAAGTAAAGATAACTATGTCAAAACGCGATTATTATGAAGTTCTAGGTTTGTCGAAAGACGCTGGTGAACGTGAAATTAAAAAAGCCTATAAGCGCTTAGCAATGAAATTCCATCCTGACCGTACCAAAGGTGATAAGGATAAGGAAGAGCAATTTAAAGAAGTTAAAGAAGCTTACGAAATTTTAAATGATGATCAAAAGCGCGCCGCTTATGATCAATATGGCCATGCAGCTTTTGAACAAGGTGGTCACGGCGGTGGCGGTGGTGGATTCGGCGGTGGTGGCTTTGGTGACCAATTCGGCGATATCTTTGGTGATATTTTTGGTGGCGGCGGTGGTCGAGGTGGTCAATCTCGAAATCGACGTGGTTCAGACTTACGCTATAACTTAGACATGAGCCTTGAAGAAGCTGTTAAAGGTAAAACTGTAGAGCTTAAAGTACCTACTTATGTAAACTGTGATCCTTGTAAGGGCAGCGGAGCTAAAAAAGGTACTTCAGCGAGTACTTGTTCAACTTGTCATGGTCATGGTCAAGTACAAATGCGTCAAGGTTTATTTGCTGTACAGCAAACCTGTCCTACTTGTTCTGGTCGCGGTAAAGTGATCAAAGAGCCATGTACATCATGTCGTGGTCAAGGACGAGTAGAGAAAACCAAAACATTATCTGCTAAAGTTCCTGCAGGTGTTGATACTGGCGATAGAATTCGTTTATCTGGTGAAGGAGAAGCCGGTGAAATGGGCGCTCCAGCAGGTGATTTATACGTACAAGTTAATGTACGTGATCATGACATATTTGTACGTGATGAAAATAATTTGTATTGTGAAGTACCAATTAGCTTTACTACGGCGGGTCTTGGCGGTGATATTGAAGTACCGACACTAGATGGTAAAGTTAAACTTAAAATACCAAGCGAAACTCAAACGGGAAAAATGTTCCGTATGCGTGGCAAAGGTGTTAAATCAGTGCGCAGTTCTATTACCGGTGATTTAATGTGTAAAGTTGTCATTGAAACGCCAGTAAACTTGAAGACTGAACAGAAAGAATTACTAGAGCAATTACAAGCTAGTATGGGTGAAGGTAAAGCCGCTGCTCATTTCCGTCCAAAAGAACAAGGTTTCTTTGATGGAGTTAAAAAATTCTTTGATGGTTTGAAATAATACCTCGATTTGAATTGATATATAAAAAAGGCTGCATTTGCAGCCTTTTTTTTGTTTAGAAACAAGAAACAAGAAACGAGAAACGAGAGAGAAAGTGCAGTTCAGGTTGGCTCGAATATGTTCTGACGTAAATTCCATATGGAGTTTTCCACATGTAAGCATAAAAGCAGATTCTGAAACAAGTTCAAAAAGATCAGTAAGTTCTGAGTGCTCTTCGTTTCTCGTTTCTAGCCTCTCGTTTTTTAACTTATCTTTTCTAAAATAATATACCGTTATATTAGTAATTTAGACTATAATGAAAACACCAATTATTAGGAGTTAACCGAATGTTTTCTAATAAAAAATTCTTAGTATTAATATTCTTAATGGCAGCAGCAAATCCTGCATACTCTGGCTATGACGAAGCTTTAGATATGATCAATAAAGGTGACTTTATTGAAGCCATAGAAGAATTAAAACCACTCGTTGAGTTAGGTTATCCACCGGCGTTATACCAACAAGCTACTCTTTATGAAAATGGCCAAGGAGTACAAAGGGATCAGAGCAAGGCTTTTGAATTATACCAACGTGCTGCCGGTCGTGGCATCGCTGAAGCTCAGTTTGCTATTGCTCAAATGTACCTAGAAGGAAGAGGTTGTACCAAAGATACAACGCAAGGGTTCGAGTATACTCGCCGAGCCGCAGATAAGGGCCTAGCTGCAGCGCAGTATAATTTAGCATTGATGTATCAAAAGGGCGAAGTTATTACCCAAAGTTATCGAAATGCGGCAATTTGGTATGAAGATGCCGCTATGCAAAATTTTGCCTTAGCACAGTTTAATTTAGCATTACTATATTTTGATGGGTTGGGTGTTACTAAAGATATAGAAAAGTCTTATATTTGGAATCGGGTTGCGGCATTTAATGGTTATGATCCTGCTGAAAAAAGCATGAATATGGACTCGAAAAGCCTATCACGTGAGCAAATTAAAAGTGCGCGTGAACGTGCCGATGAACTATATTTAAAAATTAGTCCTGACGAGCAAAATTATAAACCGTTTAGCTTTGAAGGTTAAACCGTAAGGGGCAAAAAAAACTAGGGTCAGAGTCAAGTTATTGAAGAATAACTTGACTCTGACCCTAGTTTTTTGCTCTGAATTTTCTTAACTGAAATTAGGTATTGCTGAGCTTCTTGAATGCTCAAAAACTAATGCTGTTTCCACATTTGTAACCTCGTCACGAGAAGTGATCGCTTCAAACACAAAACGTCGTAAATGCTCGGTGTCTTTAACCGACATGTGAATATAAAAATCAAATGCTCCGCCCATATGAAACATACTGACAATTTCAGGCAAAGGCAAAAGCTCATCGCGTAATAAATTTACGATCTGTTCTGAATAGGGCTGCACTTGGATGGCTGCCATTGCCTGTATATTGCCACCTATGGTGTTGTAATTTACGTCAATAAAAGAACCTTTAATTACTCCTGATGATTTTAAGCGTTTAACTCGCTCTAAACAGGTTGAAGGGGCTATGCCTATTGCTGCAGCAAGATCTTTGTTGGTGATGTCAGCATCTTTGAATAACAAGGTTAATATTTGCAAGTCGACATCATCAAGCTTCTTCATCGTTGGTTCTCTGTAAGTTGTTTTAATTAAGCTAACTATATCGTAAAGTTTGAAAAGGTTATACCAATTCCATTAATTATGTGATCTACTTTTTAGTGAGGGGGAATGGATAAATACAAGGCATAAATTTTTCTAAGTAGTTATTCTACTTAAAGATTTTATAACGCAGTAGTTATTTATTTTAACAAGTAAAATGAGCAGATAATTAATGGACTTGGTATTTAATCACAATTAATTGTACTGATTTACCCGGTACTGTTTTATTGCTAAAATGCGAGCAATTATCGTTCATTAGCTATTTTCATGAAGCACAACTACCAAGATTTAATTCATATCTTTGCCGAACAGTTTTCACTTACTGACAATACTCGCTTAGTAAAAGGTGATGACGAGCCGATCTACCTGCCAGCAGATGAACGCTATAGCTATCATCGGATTATTTTTGCTCATGGCTTTTATGCCAGTGCATTTCATGAAATTTCACATTGGTGCATAGCCGGAAAAAATCGACGTTTACTCGAAGATTTTGGTTATTGGTACGCCCCTGACGGTCGCGATGCAAAACAACAAGAAAATTTTGAACAAGTTGAAATTAAACCACAAGCCATAGAATGGGCATTTTGTATTGCGAGTGGCTTCAACTTTAACGTTTCTGCCGACAACCTGTCTGGCATTGAAGTTGATAGGTTTGGCTTTCAATGTAAAGTATTTGAGCAAGTTATAAATTACTTAGAGTATGGTTTTCCCAAAAGCGCAAAGTTATTCATTGACGCGCTTATTGCTTTTTATCAGCCTGGTTTGATATTAAATGCTGAAATGTTTGAGTTTAATAATCCCTTACACTTCACCAATACAACTGAAACTGTGTTGATGGAAGGTGTTATTTAATATGACTAGCATGACACAATTTAAATTAGGATTTTTAGTTAATCCTATTGCAGGTATAGGTGGAAGTGTCGCGCTAAAAGGAAGTGATGGCAAAGATACTGCTGAAACAGCGTTGCGCTTAGGAGCAGAACCCAAAGCTAACCTTAGAGCCAAACTCGCTTTAGAAGTGCTACTTCCATATAAAGACAAAATAATCATTTATACCGCTAATGACGATATGGGAGGAACTACAGCCAAAGAGTTAGGCTTTAATGTTGAGATCATATATCACTATGAAGACCCTCATTCGACACCTGCTGATACTGAGCAGCTAGTAAAAGCACTACAACTTAACGGTGTTGATTTGTTGTTATTTGCTGGTGGCGATGGTACAGCTCGCAATGTCTGTCATCAAGTTGATAGTTATTTCCCCGTTTTAGGTATTCCTGCAGGCTGTAAAATTCATTCTGGTGTATATGCTTTAACACCTAGTGCAGCGGGCAGAGTTGTTGAACTCATGGTAAATAATGAATTAGTTTCATTTACCGATGCCGATGTTATGGATATTGATGAAGCTGCATTTCGCACCGGTACTGTAAAAGCTAGGCGCTATGGTGAAATGCAAATTCCAAGCGAGTTACAGTATATCCAAGCAGTAAAATCCGGTGGCAAAGAGACCGATGAAATGGTACTGATGGACATTGCAGCTCATGTTATTGAACTTATGGATGAAGAGTTATTTGTTATCGGATCCGGTTCAACTGTTGCCGCTGTTATGGAAGAACTTGCCATCGATAATACCTTACTAGGTGTTGATTTATTGCAAGAGCAAGAGTTGTTACACAGCGATGTTATTGAAAGTGAGTTATATCAAGTCGTGATAGACTCAGAATTACCGGTGAAATTAGTAATAACTGTTATTGGTGGCCAAGGTCATATTTTTGGTCGGGGTAATCAACAGTTAAGTCCTCGGGTTATCCGCGCCATTGGTAAAGATAATATTATCGTCGTAGCCACCAAAAGCAAACTACAAGCGCTTAATCATAGGCCTCTAATTGTTGATACAGGAGAGCCGCAATTAGATAAAGAATTATCTGGCTTTATACCGGTAGTTACCGGTTTTCATGATCAAGTATTATACCCAGTTGCAAGCCCAGGTTTAGAATAAAGCAGATGCAGAGATTGTAAGCTATCTCACTCGCATCGATTAGAAGTTTAAAATATTAGTTTAGAAATACAAAATGAATTTAGATAAAGTAGATAACCTTGAGCAATTATTTGGCTATTTTGATGGTTTAATTGAATTAGATTGTGATGACCAATTGTTTGCTGCAAGTTACTTGCGTGGTTTTATAGAAGTTGCCGCTGTTGAATATGGTGAGCTAGACCAACTTCTAGTGTTCCCGCTTTACACCAAAGTTGATCAACAGGTCATCGCGGCTCAAAGCGAATTGTCTGAACAAGATCAAGTTATTGTCAGTGCATTCTGGCAATCTATCAAGCCGCGTTTTAAAGCATATTAGCTTTTTGATTTGATCAAGTCGCGAATGATGAAACGATTTGGGGATAAATTAAATAGCATTTCTTCATCAACCGGGTAATCGTCATTGCAGATTTCAGCGGCAAGAATATCGGCTAGTAATGGGGCTGAACATAACCCCCTAGCACCTAATCCAGTTAAGACATATAGGCCATTTTTTAATGGCGCCACCTGTTGATAATGCCAGTTTTTATCTTTACTTAAATGCGCATAGTATTGTTTGTGTAAATCAATATTTGGTATGCGGCCAACAATTGGTAAATGATCCGGCGTGCAGCAGCGTAATCTCGCTTTACTCGCTTTTACGTCTTCACTCGTCCATTGGCCTATGTCACCCAAACAACGCTCTAACATTTCAATATTATAAGAATCATCGATTGATCGAGATGATAGGTCGCTGTCATCTTTATCGAAGGTTGCGCCGATGCAATGCACATTATTATTTTCTGGCGTTAAATAGCCTTTATGACAAAGTACTGTTTTCAAATTATTGATCTTGGCATTGGTTTTCATTTGGCTAACTTGACCGCGCACGATAGACAATGGCATGTCATTTAAAGCATCAATTTTCAGGCTGTCAGCACCAGTACATATAATCAGATTTTGTACTTGTTTTTGTTCTTGCTTTTGACCTTTTTGAGTTGTAATTAGCCAGCGATCATTTTTTAAAGCTTTAACTGCTAATAATGTTCGCTTGTTTTTTACTTTCACTTTTCCTGTGTCTATTGCGGCTTGGATGATTGCATTAACCAGCTCCGGAGGGCAAACCCATCCGGCCCTAGGCATATATAAACCGGGGTGATTTACCTCAACACCGCTGATAGCATTGACTTGTTTAGCACTAATTGCTTGGATTAAGTTTTCTGGCCAGGCTTGTTTTTGCGCAAATACTGTTTGCCTTTTTACTAACGCATCTTTATACGACACCTCAATCAGACCATTAAAGCCATGACTAAAGTTGTAACCTAGCCCTAATAGTTCTTGGTATAAAGCCATTGAACGTTCGAAACCTTGCTGATAAAAATCACTTATGGGATCTTTATTTTGATGAAGTAACGGGTAAATGGCACCAATAGCATTGCTTGATGCGCCTTGAGCTAGATGTTCATCCTGGCACAGCAATGTTACTTTAATGCCTTTTTTAGCCAAGGCAAAAGCTGCACAGGCACTAGCTAATCCACCGCCAATAATGGTGGCATGTTTCGAACTTTCAACTTTCTCTCTAACTTTGAAACCTGTCAATGGTTTACCTTTACGCAGGCCAACATAAGTGGCTATTAAAGATTGTGACTTTTCTGCTCGGCTTTCACTATTTTCTACTTCAGCTTTATCATGATCGAGTTTACTCACTTTAAAACCAACTTCTTCAAGTCCCCGTCTTACTATGCCCGCTACAGTAAAAGTTGCCAAAGTCGCATTTGTTTTTGCAATTCTAGCGAGTTGTAAAAACAAACCTTTATTCCACATCTCAGGATTTTTAACAGGAGAAAAACCATCAAGGTAAAAACAATCTACTATGCCTTGTTTAGGTACCTCTATACTCGCTAATGCTTTAGTTGAGTCAGAAAATAAAATTGTCAAGGTTACAGCACTATCTGCAAATAAAAATGTTTGCTGTTGTTCATGTAATTCATATTGTTTGAGCAATTCATTGCTGTACTCGGCATACTCTGGCCATAAGGCTAGGGCACTAGTAAGGTCATTCTTACTTAAAGGAAATTTTTCAGTGCTGATAAACTGGAGTTTCAGGGGGGAATCAGTTTGTTGTTTGAATTTAATAAAACGGTCTAAAGTAAGTAAAAAGTTTAATCCTGTGCCAAAACCGGTTTCAACAATAACAAAGGTATCTTCACTGTGTTCATGCCAAACTTGCGGAATATTATTTGCTTCAATGAACACTTGTACACTTTGTGAGCAGCCTTGATTGCTATCAAAGTAAATATCGTCAAATTCTTGCGAAAATGGTGCACCATTTTCATTAAAACTTACATTTGCTGTTTTTATTTGTACCACGAAGCAGAAACCTTGTTATTTAATTTGAACGAAAAATAGTGCATTAACCCGCTAATTTTGTTAAATTTTACTCCTTAGTCGAGCGATTATCTACTAAAGTCTATGGCAAATCAGCGTACAAGTGTACACTGGACAGACCAGATAGAGTTTTTTTCGTAGTATGATACGCACAATTAAATCAATTAACGATGGTTAAATATATGAAACGTGTAGTTATTACAGGTCTTGGTATTGTGTCTAGTATAGGTAACAATGCAAACGAAGTACTAGATTCTTTACAAAATGGTCGCTCTGGCATCAGCCGTGCAGAAAGTTTTGCTGAAAATGGTTTAAAAAGCCAAGTTTGGGGACAACCTAACATTACTCCAAGCGAGCATATAGATCGTAAAGTTATGCGCTTT
This genomic window contains:
- a CDS encoding HD-GYP domain-containing protein codes for the protein MSEQATVLVVDDNSDNIDVLNGILRPFYKIKAALNGELALKIANGKQKPDLILLDVMMPGMDGHEVCRRLKASPVTSNIPVIFVTAKTEIADEESGFALGAVDYITKPVSVPIVQARVKTQLALYNQQRELEKKVKERTKALENTRAQIIRRLGRAAEFKDNETGMHVIRMSYYSKFLADEINANSDWAELLFDAAPMHDIGKIGIADNIILKPSKLNDDEWKEMQRHVEYGAEILGNDDSPLLSLAVEVCLYHHEKFDGSGYPHQLKGKNIPLSARIVAIADVFDALTSERPYKEAWSIEQAFTYITEQSGKHFDPDLIEPFKNCLERIKEVMVKYADEHERATFGNM
- the dnaK gene encoding molecular chaperone DnaK, yielding MGKIIGIDLGTTNSCVAVLDGDSVRVIENAEGDRTTPSIIAYTAEGETLVGQPAKRQSVTNPENTLYAIKRLIGRRFEDKEVQRDISIMPFGIVKADNGDAWVTARDKNVAPPQVSAEVLAKMKKTAEDYLGESVTEAVITVPAYFNDSQRQATKDAGRIAGLDVKRIINEPTAAALAYGMDKQEGDRVVAVYDLGGGTFDISIIEIDEVEGEHTFEVLATNGDTHLGGEDFDNRLINYLVAEFKKDQGMDLTTDPLAMQRLKEAAEKAKCELSSAQQTDVNLPYITADASGPKHMNIKVTRAKLESLVEDMVKATLEPLKTALADADLSTSDITDVIMVGGQTRMPMVQEAVTNFFGKEPRKDVNPDEAVASGAAVQAGVLSGDVTDVLLLDVTPLSLGIETMGGVMTKVIDKNTTIPTKQSQTFSTAEDNQSAVTVHVVQGERKQASLNKSLGQFNLEGIDAAPRGTPQIEVTFDIDADGILHVTAKDKNTGKEQKITIKASSGLSDDEVEQMVRDAEVNADADAKFEELVTARNQADGMVHATRTQITEAGDDLPTEDKEKIEAALTELEESLKGDDKEAIDAKSQAVIEASAKLMEIAQAKAQAQGGEAPEGQEQQAQPADDVVDAEFEEVKDDKK
- the dnaJ gene encoding molecular chaperone DnaJ, giving the protein MSKRDYYEVLGLSKDAGEREIKKAYKRLAMKFHPDRTKGDKDKEEQFKEVKEAYEILNDDQKRAAYDQYGHAAFEQGGHGGGGGGFGGGGFGDQFGDIFGDIFGGGGGRGGQSRNRRGSDLRYNLDMSLEEAVKGKTVELKVPTYVNCDPCKGSGAKKGTSASTCSTCHGHGQVQMRQGLFAVQQTCPTCSGRGKVIKEPCTSCRGQGRVEKTKTLSAKVPAGVDTGDRIRLSGEGEAGEMGAPAGDLYVQVNVRDHDIFVRDENNLYCEVPISFTTAGLGGDIEVPTLDGKVKLKIPSETQTGKMFRMRGKGVKSVRSSITGDLMCKVVIETPVNLKTEQKELLEQLQASMGEGKAAAHFRPKEQGFFDGVKKFFDGLK
- a CDS encoding tetratricopeptide repeat protein, translated to MFSNKKFLVLIFLMAAANPAYSGYDEALDMINKGDFIEAIEELKPLVELGYPPALYQQATLYENGQGVQRDQSKAFELYQRAAGRGIAEAQFAIAQMYLEGRGCTKDTTQGFEYTRRAADKGLAAAQYNLALMYQKGEVITQSYRNAAIWYEDAAMQNFALAQFNLALLYFDGLGVTKDIEKSYIWNRVAAFNGYDPAEKSMNMDSKSLSREQIKSARERADELYLKISPDEQNYKPFSFEG
- a CDS encoding Lrp/AsnC family transcriptional regulator; its protein translation is MKKLDDVDLQILTLLFKDADITNKDLAAAIGIAPSTCLERVKRLKSSGVIKGSFIDVNYNTIGGNIQAMAAIQVQPYSEQIVNLLRDELLPLPEIVSMFHMGGAFDFYIHMSVKDTEHLRRFVFEAITSRDEVTNVETALVFEHSRSSAIPNFS
- a CDS encoding elongation factor P hydroxylase encodes the protein MKHNYQDLIHIFAEQFSLTDNTRLVKGDDEPIYLPADERYSYHRIIFAHGFYASAFHEISHWCIAGKNRRLLEDFGYWYAPDGRDAKQQENFEQVEIKPQAIEWAFCIASGFNFNVSADNLSGIEVDRFGFQCKVFEQVINYLEYGFPKSAKLFIDALIAFYQPGLILNAEMFEFNNPLHFTNTTETVLMEGVI
- a CDS encoding ATP-NAD kinase family protein, encoding MTQFKLGFLVNPIAGIGGSVALKGSDGKDTAETALRLGAEPKANLRAKLALEVLLPYKDKIIIYTANDDMGGTTAKELGFNVEIIYHYEDPHSTPADTEQLVKALQLNGVDLLLFAGGDGTARNVCHQVDSYFPVLGIPAGCKIHSGVYALTPSAAGRVVELMVNNELVSFTDADVMDIDEAAFRTGTVKARRYGEMQIPSELQYIQAVKSGGKETDEMVLMDIAAHVIELMDEELFVIGSGSTVAAVMEELAIDNTLLGVDLLQEQELLHSDVIESELYQVVIDSELPVKLVITVIGGQGHIFGRGNQQLSPRVIRAIGKDNIIVVATKSKLQALNHRPLIVDTGEPQLDKELSGFIPVVTGFHDQVLYPVASPGLE
- a CDS encoding YfcL family protein, which produces MNLDKVDNLEQLFGYFDGLIELDCDDQLFAASYLRGFIEVAAVEYGELDQLLVFPLYTKVDQQVIAAQSELSEQDQVIVSAFWQSIKPRFKAY
- the mnmC gene encoding bifunctional tRNA (5-methylaminomethyl-2-thiouridine)(34)-methyltransferase MnmD/FAD-dependent 5-carboxymethylaminomethyl-2-thiouridine(34) oxidoreductase MnmC — protein: MVQIKTANVSFNENGAPFSQEFDDIYFDSNQGCSQSVQVFIEANNIPQVWHEHSEDTFVIVETGFGTGLNFLLTLDRFIKFKQQTDSPLKLQFISTEKFPLSKNDLTSALALWPEYAEYSNELLKQYELHEQQQTFLFADSAVTLTILFSDSTKALASIEVPKQGIVDCFYLDGFSPVKNPEMWNKGLFLQLARIAKTNATLATFTVAGIVRRGLEEVGFKVSKLDHDKAEVENSESRAEKSQSLIATYVGLRKGKPLTGFKVREKVESSKHATIIGGGLASACAAFALAKKGIKVTLLCQDEHLAQGASSNAIGAIYPLLHQNKDPISDFYQQGFERSMALYQELLGLGYNFSHGFNGLIEVSYKDALVKRQTVFAQKQAWPENLIQAISAKQVNAISGVEVNHPGLYMPRAGWVCPPELVNAIIQAAIDTGKVKVKNKRTLLAVKALKNDRWLITTQKGQKQEQKQVQNLIICTGADSLKIDALNDMPLSIVRGQVSQMKTNAKINNLKTVLCHKGYLTPENNNVHCIGATFDKDDSDLSSRSIDDSYNIEMLERCLGDIGQWTSEDVKASKARLRCCTPDHLPIVGRIPNIDLHKQYYAHLSKDKNWHYQQVAPLKNGLYVLTGLGARGLCSAPLLADILAAEICNDDYPVDEEMLFNLSPNRFIIRDLIKSKS